The following proteins are encoded in a genomic region of Cherax quadricarinatus isolate ZL_2023a chromosome 5, ASM3850222v1, whole genome shotgun sequence:
- the LOC128684801 gene encoding oplophorus-luciferin 2-monooxygenase non-catalytic subunit: MKFSVIIVVYWVVGVQDASQGLLVVERKGWGGRVPWSELERWSGGRGGRASVCGTPCVCVVQSDGQLLVDCSMAQTSADVASSFTSPPPMLADYRNATVRLVLMSSELLGLDDHSFNNLSFTHIHVKYNHALARLAEKAFWSSRATLRVLDLRNNNITMFPLINLKVFQQLQFISLDDNGLSEVPAGVSELPAVLHLSISNNRLHTLHQFALTSLPSLQFLDLHSNRLEYLPPQLALLSALRSLMLWGNPITTLPQGSFHGLRSLEYVDLSYTNVIEVGISSMETPTSAPWFLSFRHTPITKLSETAFHNGSLPSWVDLRETGLQSLDQAFFQPLLQHMAQQNIVHNDWGKPQLWIHNEELACDCSIKWLVTNTTLLNHVSGRCNDKNINMRFLDPDYFNIFCF; the protein is encoded by the exons ATGAAGTTTAGCGTAATAATAGTGGTATACTGGGTGGTAGGTGTGCAGGACGCATCACAAGGGTTATTGGTAGTGGAGAGGAAGGGGTGGGGTGGTCGGGTGCCATGGTCGGAGCTAGAGCGGTGGTCAGGTGGTCGTGGTGGGCGTGCGTCAGTGTGTGGAACAccatgcgtgtgtgtggtgcagaGTGATGGCCAACTACTGGTGGACTGCTCTATGGCACAGACCAGCGCAGACGTGGCGAGTAGCTTTACTAGCCCTCCTCCGATGTTGGCTGACTACAGGAATGCCACGGTGCGCCTCGTTCTCATGAGCTCCGAACTGCTCGGCCTCGACGACCACTCCTTCAACAACCTGAGTTTTACGCATATCCATGTCAAGTACAACCATGCGCTGGCCCGCCTGGCGGAGAAGGCCTTCTGGTCTTCCCGTGCCACCCTTCGTGTGTTAGATTTGCGAAACAACAACATCACTATGTTCCCGCTAATTAACCTCAAAGTGTTCCAGCAGTTACAGTTTATCTCCCTGGATGACAATGGGTTGAGTGAAGTGCCAGCGGGGGTCTCCGAGCTGCCCGCCGTCCTCCACCTCAGCATCTCCAACAACCgtctccacaccctccaccagttCGCCCTCActtccctaccttcccttcaGTTCCTTGACCTCCATTCAAACCGCCTGGAATATCTACCCCCACAACTGGCCCTCCTGTCTGCATTACGCTCCCTCATGTTATGGGGAAACCCTATTACCACCCTGCCACAAG GGTCTTTCCATGGGTTGAGAAGTCTGGAGTATGTTGATCTGAGTTACACGAATGTAATAGAGGTGGGCATAAGCAGCATGGAAACACCCACCTCAGCCCCATGGTTCCTCAGCTTCCGTCACACCCCTATTACTAAGCTTAGTGAGACAGCTTTTCATAATG GGTCTCTACCGAGCTGGGTGGACCTGAGAGAAACAGGGCTGCAAAGCCTTGACCAGGCCTTCTTCCAGCCTCTCCTGCAACATATGGCCCAACAAAATATTGTCCACAATGACTGGGGAAAACCTCAACTCTGGATACACA ATGAAGAACTGGCATGTGACTGCAGCATCAAGTGGCTGGTTACCAACACAACTCTCCTCAATCATGTGTCAGGCCGATGTAACGACAAGAATATAAACATGCGTTTTCTAGATCCGGATTATTTCAACATCTTTTGCTTCTAG